Part of the Virgibacillus necropolis genome, TACAAATCTTGCTTTATATCGAACCATTTCCGGGAAATATGTTATTGTTAAGAAACTTTCTTTTTTCGATTCATCTAAATAAGCGTGGCTGCGGTCTCCATATAAACCATAATCCATTATTTTAGATTTTTGCACACTTTCTCCGGAAAAAGATTTTACTGGATGACGAACAATTTCCTTCATATGACCGATTAACATTTCATTCACTCCTCCCCCTAATTCCTTCCACTCTATCGTAAATTCATTTCGTTGTTATTTCGGAAAATAGCCAAATACTAAAACGCGATCCTTTACTCCAGAATCGCGCACATTAGTTGGAATAGAACTTATAAATTTGAAATCCAGCCCTTCGATCAAAGACAGTGCAAAAATACATTTACAATCTGAAGAATTCTAAGATTGTTACCAGTTAAAATCGTTTTGGTCCTATGATTAATCCGTTAAAAGAGGTTGTTTAGAAATAATAACCCCGTCCTCATCCGCGTAAACATATTCTTCTGGCCTCCAGTCGACTCCACCAAAGTGAAGAATGCTATTACGTTCGCCAGTCCCATTTTTTTTACTTTTTAACGGATGTGTTCCTAATGCAAGAACGCCAACATCTAGTTTAGCAAGATCAATAGAGTCTCTAACATAACCGTTTATAATAATACCTGATAGCTTTCTTGATTGCGCGATGCCTGCTAAACGATCGCCAAGAAGTGCGCATCGATTAGAACCACCGCCGTTTACAACGATGACGGAGCCTTCTGGTGCATTTTCAAGTGCCTCAACGATGAGCACGTTATCCTCATACACATTTACAGTTTCAATTTTTCCCGAAAAACGTGTCTTTTTCCCAAAATTTCGGAATGCAATATTACTAATTTGTAGTGAATCTGAATGGTCGTCGCATAAATCAGTAG contains:
- the rraA gene encoding ribonuclease E activity regulator RraA; translation: MLDFKTTDLCDDHSDSLQISNIAFRNFGKKTRFSGKIETVNVYEDNVLIVEALENAPEGSVIVVNGGGSNRCALLGDRLAGIAQSRKLSGIIINGYVRDSIDLAKLDVGVLALGTHPLKSKKNGTGERNSILHFGGVDWRPEEYVYADEDGVIISKQPLLTD